A section of the Triticum dicoccoides isolate Atlit2015 ecotype Zavitan chromosome 7A, WEW_v2.0, whole genome shotgun sequence genome encodes:
- the LOC119330056 gene encoding RING-H2 finger protein ATL39-like, protein MSSAAAADLPWQARGGRVFDVGQGSTLVLVSYPVLLLLVLLSAFVRYVWIALALYCAILFVLSCTGRLLAGPEVLVHDEATAAIERGGLPQASIAAIPAFVYTAAASAGAGDGDAQCAVCLEALSGGEKARRLPVRAHTFHVGCIDMWFHSHATCPVCRCHVEPQKSGKMAPLPAEPPLPPV, encoded by the coding sequence atgtcgtcggcggcggcggcggacctccCGTGGCAGGCGCGCGGCGGCCGTGTCTTCGACGTCGGGCAGGGCAGCACGCTGGTGCTCGTGTCGTACCCGGTGCTgctgctcctcgtcctcctctccgcGTTCGTCAGGTACGTGTGGATCGCGCTCGCGCTCTACTGCGCGATCCTGTTCGTGCTCTCCTGCACTGGCCGCTTGCTCGCCGGTCCGGAGGTGCTCGTGCACGACGAGGCCACGGCGGCCATCGAGCGGGGCGGCCTACCGCAGGCGTCCATTGCGGCCATCCCGGCGTTCGTGTACACTGCCGCTGCTTCGGCTGGTGCCGGCGACGGCGATGCCCAGTGCGCGGTGTGCCTGGAGGCTCTGTCCGGCGGGGAGAAGGCGCGGCGGCTGCCGGTGCGCGCGCACACGTTCCACGTCGGGTGCATCGACATGTGGTTCCACTCGCATGCGACGTGCCCGGTCTGCCGGTGCCATGTCGAGCCGCAGAAGAGCGGCAagatggcgccgttgccggcggaGCCGCCTTTGCCGCCGGTGTAG